Proteins from a single region of Terriglobia bacterium:
- a CDS encoding multicopper oxidase family protein gives MNANKLIANVGLPPVMLMAALLLAVPAGAATPGITGTSFSLSAEAAYISQPDGQMVYSWGYGCLNGSWPSTGFLPTAVGGANCPSMQLPGPTLIVHEGDHVSVTLTNHLPAAAGNTSILFPGFDVTTSGGIDGVLTKEAVHNGTVTYSFDTTGKFGTRTYYSGTQGDLQIEMGLYGAIVVLPASVPAGCRAPSSTLPDGQTDYRLAASAYDHSATCYDREYLFQFSEIDPAIHRQVEEQKDLSCSANAGCMTIRTELYHPAYFMINGRSMPDDMDPNYAVQYPHQPYNGDPHMHPGELVLLRITGQGRWQHPFHEHGNHVRLLARDGNLILSATDPSKLAGPLLFTTTTTPGQAMDGIFYWTGRGLNWDVYGHGFAGDTSDCFPDANGYYTRLRTSPSIPDSAAGEPNYYEWCADHNKPLEGNPFGAVGSGGPVTLPDPNILANGPWYGGSPYLGPFSSDGSNRAVGPVAIPPSGTVANDPTSEAGFAYMWHSHNEREITTNNAFPGGMLMMMLVDPQAFTIDESK, from the coding sequence ATGAACGCCAATAAACTCATCGCGAACGTAGGCCTGCCTCCGGTGATGCTCATGGCGGCTCTGCTGCTCGCCGTCCCGGCGGGTGCCGCGACTCCTGGCATCACGGGCACGAGCTTCAGCTTGAGCGCGGAAGCCGCCTACATCAGCCAGCCCGACGGCCAGATGGTCTACTCGTGGGGCTACGGCTGCCTGAACGGGAGCTGGCCCAGCACCGGCTTCCTCCCGACGGCCGTCGGCGGCGCCAACTGCCCTTCCATGCAGCTCCCGGGTCCGACGCTGATCGTGCACGAAGGCGACCACGTGTCGGTGACCCTCACGAACCACCTGCCGGCAGCCGCGGGCAACACGTCGATCCTGTTCCCGGGGTTCGACGTGACGACCAGCGGCGGGATCGACGGCGTGCTGACCAAGGAGGCCGTTCACAACGGCACGGTCACGTACAGCTTCGACACGACGGGCAAGTTCGGCACTCGCACGTATTACAGCGGCACGCAGGGCGACCTGCAGATCGAGATGGGGCTCTACGGGGCCATCGTCGTCCTGCCGGCGAGCGTTCCGGCCGGGTGCAGGGCGCCCTCCTCGACGCTGCCCGACGGCCAGACGGACTACAGGCTGGCCGCCTCAGCGTACGACCACTCGGCCACGTGCTACGACCGGGAGTACCTCTTCCAGTTCTCGGAGATTGATCCGGCGATCCACCGGCAGGTCGAGGAGCAGAAGGACCTGTCGTGCAGCGCCAACGCCGGTTGTATGACCATTCGGACGGAGCTCTATCACCCCGCGTATTTCATGATCAACGGACGCTCCATGCCGGACGACATGGACCCGAACTACGCCGTCCAGTATCCCCACCAGCCCTATAACGGGGATCCCCACATGCACCCGGGCGAGCTGGTCCTCCTGCGCATCACGGGCCAGGGACGCTGGCAGCATCCGTTCCACGAGCACGGCAACCACGTCCGCCTCCTCGCTCGCGACGGAAACCTCATCCTGAGCGCGACGGACCCATCGAAGCTCGCCGGTCCCCTGCTCTTCACCACGACCACGACCCCGGGCCAGGCCATGGACGGCATCTTCTACTGGACCGGCAGGGGCTTGAACTGGGACGTCTACGGCCACGGCTTCGCAGGCGACACGAGCGATTGCTTCCCGGACGCGAACGGCTACTACACCCGTCTCCGCACGTCGCCGAGCATCCCGGACTCCGCGGCCGGAGAGCCGAACTACTACGAGTGGTGCGCGGACCACAACAAGCCGCTCGAGGGCAATCCCTTCGGCGCCGTGGGTAGCGGTGGCCCGGTGACGCTGCCCGATCCGAACATCCTCGCGAATGGACCCTGGTACGGCGGCAGCCCCTATCTGGGTCCGTTCAGCTCCGACGGGAGCAACCGAGCGGTGGGGCCGGTCGCCATACCTCCTTCGGGAACGGTGGCGAACGATCCCACGTCCGAGGCCGGCTTCGCCTACATGTGGCACTCCCACAACGAGCGCGAGATCACCACCAACAACGCGTTCCCCGGCGGAATGCTGATGATGATGTTGGTCGATCCGCAGGCATTCACCATCGACGAGTCGAAGTGA
- a CDS encoding outer membrane lipoprotein-sorting protein, with amino-acid sequence MHRRAFKSGLVLSVSALLAVVAAGAAATAPPLSADEVVAKNIAARGGLEAWRAVRSMSFSGRMEAGGKQNAELPFGMELKRPRKSRVEIDFAGDRALQVYDGQSGFKLRPFLGRRDIEPFNAEEAKAASLESDLDGPLVDYAAKGTTVELEGSDKVEGRDTYKLKLTLKGGQVRHLWIDAQTFLEAKIEGAPRRLDGKMRPVEIFYRDFRAVNGLKVPYVLESAVKGSKKTHKMTIESVTINPDLEDSRFTRAALEVAPAKERPEPAVARTPVPASGARQLEDNRSTSAQ; translated from the coding sequence ATGCACAGAAGAGCGTTCAAGTCCGGCCTCGTTCTCTCCGTCTCGGCGCTCCTGGCGGTCGTCGCCGCGGGTGCCGCTGCCACGGCCCCTCCGCTCAGCGCGGACGAGGTCGTCGCGAAGAACATCGCGGCGAGAGGCGGGCTCGAGGCGTGGCGTGCGGTTCGATCGATGTCCTTCTCCGGCAGGATGGAGGCGGGAGGGAAGCAGAACGCGGAACTCCCCTTCGGGATGGAGTTGAAGCGTCCGCGCAAGTCGCGGGTCGAGATCGATTTCGCGGGCGACCGAGCCCTGCAGGTCTACGACGGGCAGAGCGGCTTCAAGCTGCGCCCCTTCCTGGGGCGCAGGGACATCGAGCCGTTCAACGCCGAGGAAGCCAAGGCCGCCTCCCTGGAATCCGACCTCGACGGTCCGCTGGTCGATTACGCGGCGAAGGGCACCACCGTGGAGCTCGAGGGCTCGGACAAGGTGGAAGGTCGCGATACCTACAAGCTCAAGCTCACGCTCAAGGGAGGCCAGGTCCGGCACCTCTGGATCGATGCGCAGACGTTCCTGGAGGCGAAGATCGAGGGCGCCCCCAGGCGGTTGGACGGCAAGATGCGCCCGGTGGAGATCTTCTACCGGGACTTCAGGGCGGTGAACGGATTGAAGGTCCCCTACGTCCTGGAGTCGGCCGTGAAGGGAAGCAAGAAGACGCACAAGATGACCATCGAGAGCGTCACGATCAACCCCGACCTCGAGGATTCCCGCTTCACCCGGGCGGCGCTCGAGGTGGCTCCGGCCAAGGAGCGGCCCGAGCCGGCTGTCGCCCGGACGCCGGTCCCGGCGAGCGGGGCCCGGCAACTCGAGGACAACCGGTCCACATCGGCCCAGTAG
- a CDS encoding CusA/CzcA family heavy metal efflux RND transporter, translated as MIDRIIDFSVRNKAVVFAVVVIACMVGYWAMTTVPLDAIPDLSDTQVVIYSRWDRSPDVVEDQVTYPIVSAMLGAPHVKTVRGFSDFGYSYVYVIFDDGTDLYWARSRTMEYLSSVLPQLPEGVKAQLGPDATGLGWVYQYALVDTSGQHSLADLRSTQDWYLRYHLKAVPGVAEVAPVGGFTRQYQINVDPVRLQEYGIPIGRVVEAVRSGNDETGGRLLDFGGTEYMVRGRGYARSLQDFGNIVLKADDSGRPIRVKDIGQVVVGPDLRRGVADLDGNGEVVSGIVVMRSGENALDVVDRVKAKIKEIEPGLPSGVRIVPVYDRSELIHRSISNVKETGIEVIVTVVLIILLFLWHFPSAIIPIVTIPAAVLLSFIPFRMLGISANIMSLTGIVIAFSELIDASIVVVEQTHKKLEIWEKEGRRRDYHDVVLGAVKEVAGPTFFALLVIAIAFLPVLALEAQEGRMFKPLAYTKTFAMVIAALLAITLDPALRLLLTRIKRYDLRPAWLARIVNALLVGRIRSEDKHPVSRLLMGIYEPVVRFTLRFRWAVVATAVAVVALTIPVFFKLGSEFMPPLDEGVILYMPSTMPGISIAESQKLLQATDRIIKRFPEVDRVLGKAGRAETATDPAPLSMLETVIVLKPRSEWPHVDTWYSRWAPAWAGQVLRHFTPDTISPDQLVAQLDAALKIPGVSNAWTMPIRGRIDMLTTGMRTPVGLKIAGEDPKTIEAIGTKVESLLPAVRGTRGVFAERTGGGYFLDITWKREELARYGLSIEDGQRIVENAIGGENVSTVIDGRARYPVNVRYLRDFRSDPGALSRVPVPAGDDGRLLALGELADIRPSSGPAMIRDEDGLLTGYVYIDIAGRDPESYVAEARGLLRDKLQLPPGYAASWSGQYEAMQRVRERLKLVVPLTLALILLLLYLNTRSAAKTMIVLMAVPFSAVGAIWFLYFAGYHMSIAVWVGLIALLGVDAETGVFMLLYLDLAYEDAKRAGRMNTLVDLREAIVQGAARRLRPKFMTFGTTCIGLAPILWSTGTGSDVMKRIAAPMVGGIFTSFALELLVYPAVYEIWRWRRPVPARSAEPVPMIAHHAEGRPAAQGAVG; from the coding sequence ATGATTGACCGGATCATCGACTTCTCCGTGCGGAACAAGGCGGTGGTGTTCGCCGTCGTGGTCATCGCCTGCATGGTGGGCTACTGGGCGATGACGACCGTGCCGCTCGACGCCATCCCGGACCTGAGCGACACCCAGGTGGTCATCTACTCCCGCTGGGACCGCAGCCCCGACGTCGTCGAGGACCAGGTCACGTACCCCATCGTCTCCGCGATGCTGGGCGCGCCGCACGTGAAGACCGTCCGCGGATTCTCCGACTTCGGCTACTCGTACGTCTACGTGATCTTCGACGACGGAACCGACCTGTACTGGGCGCGCTCGAGGACGATGGAGTATCTCTCCTCCGTACTCCCCCAGCTCCCCGAGGGCGTCAAGGCGCAGCTCGGTCCGGACGCGACGGGCCTCGGATGGGTCTACCAGTACGCGCTGGTCGACACGTCGGGGCAGCACAGCCTGGCCGACCTGCGCTCGACCCAGGACTGGTATCTGCGTTACCACTTGAAGGCGGTTCCCGGCGTGGCGGAGGTCGCCCCCGTCGGCGGGTTCACCCGGCAGTACCAGATCAACGTCGATCCGGTCCGGCTGCAGGAATACGGGATTCCGATCGGCCGCGTGGTCGAGGCCGTGCGCTCCGGCAACGACGAGACCGGCGGACGCCTCCTGGACTTCGGCGGCACCGAGTACATGGTGCGGGGGCGCGGCTACGCGCGCTCGCTCCAGGATTTCGGGAACATCGTCCTCAAGGCCGACGACAGCGGCAGGCCGATCCGCGTCAAGGACATCGGGCAGGTCGTCGTGGGGCCCGACCTGCGCCGCGGCGTCGCGGACCTCGACGGCAACGGCGAGGTGGTCTCCGGGATCGTGGTCATGCGCAGCGGCGAGAACGCCCTCGACGTCGTCGACCGCGTCAAGGCCAAGATCAAGGAGATCGAGCCCGGCCTGCCGTCGGGCGTCAGGATCGTGCCGGTGTACGATCGCTCGGAGCTGATCCACCGCTCCATCAGCAACGTGAAGGAGACCGGCATCGAGGTGATCGTCACCGTGGTGCTGATCATCCTGCTGTTCCTGTGGCACTTCCCGAGCGCGATCATCCCGATCGTCACCATCCCGGCGGCCGTGCTGCTCTCGTTCATCCCGTTCCGGATGCTCGGCATCAGCGCCAACATCATGTCGCTGACCGGCATCGTCATCGCGTTCAGCGAGCTGATCGACGCGTCGATCGTCGTCGTCGAGCAGACGCACAAGAAGCTCGAGATCTGGGAGAAGGAGGGCCGACGTCGGGATTACCACGACGTCGTGCTCGGCGCCGTGAAGGAGGTCGCGGGGCCGACGTTCTTCGCCCTCCTGGTGATCGCCATCGCGTTCCTGCCGGTGCTCGCGCTCGAGGCCCAGGAAGGGCGCATGTTCAAGCCGCTGGCGTACACCAAGACCTTCGCGATGGTCATCGCGGCGCTCCTCGCCATCACCCTCGACCCCGCGCTGCGCCTGCTCCTGACCAGGATCAAGCGCTACGACCTCCGCCCGGCCTGGCTGGCCCGGATCGTCAATGCGCTCCTCGTGGGCCGGATCCGCTCGGAGGACAAGCACCCCGTCAGCCGGCTGCTGATGGGGATCTACGAGCCGGTGGTGCGCTTCACGCTGCGCTTCAGGTGGGCCGTGGTCGCGACCGCGGTGGCCGTGGTCGCGCTGACGATCCCCGTCTTCTTCAAGCTCGGCTCCGAGTTCATGCCCCCCCTCGACGAGGGCGTCATCCTCTACATGCCGTCCACCATGCCGGGCATCTCCATCGCGGAGTCTCAGAAGCTCCTCCAGGCGACCGACCGCATCATCAAGCGGTTCCCGGAGGTCGATCGGGTGCTGGGCAAGGCGGGCCGGGCCGAGACCGCCACCGATCCCGCGCCCCTCTCCATGCTCGAGACGGTGATCGTCCTGAAGCCGCGCTCCGAGTGGCCCCACGTCGACACCTGGTACTCGCGCTGGGCCCCTGCCTGGGCCGGGCAGGTCCTCAGGCACTTCACGCCGGACACGATCTCCCCGGACCAGCTCGTCGCCCAGCTGGACGCGGCGCTCAAGATCCCCGGGGTGAGCAACGCGTGGACCATGCCGATCCGCGGGCGGATCGACATGCTGACCACCGGCATGCGGACTCCGGTCGGCCTGAAGATCGCAGGCGAGGATCCGAAGACGATCGAGGCGATCGGGACGAAGGTCGAGTCGCTGCTGCCGGCCGTGCGCGGGACACGCGGCGTGTTCGCCGAGCGGACCGGCGGCGGGTACTTCCTGGACATCACCTGGAAGCGCGAGGAGCTGGCACGCTACGGGCTGAGCATCGAAGACGGCCAGCGGATCGTCGAGAACGCGATCGGCGGCGAGAACGTCTCGACGGTGATCGACGGCCGCGCGCGCTATCCGGTGAACGTCCGCTACCTGCGCGACTTCCGAAGCGACCCGGGAGCGCTGAGCCGCGTCCCGGTGCCGGCGGGGGACGACGGCCGGCTGCTCGCGCTCGGCGAGCTGGCGGACATCCGCCCCAGCAGCGGCCCCGCGATGATCCGCGACGAGGACGGACTGCTGACGGGCTACGTGTACATCGACATCGCGGGGCGCGACCCCGAGTCCTACGTCGCCGAGGCCCGCGGGCTGCTCCGCGACAAGCTGCAGCTCCCGCCGGGGTACGCGGCGTCCTGGAGCGGGCAGTACGAGGCGATGCAGCGGGTCCGCGAGCGGCTGAAATTGGTGGTGCCGCTGACCCTCGCCCTGATCCTGCTCCTGCTCTACCTGAACACCCGGTCGGCCGCGAAGACGATGATCGTCCTCATGGCGGTGCCGTTCTCGGCCGTCGGGGCGATCTGGTTCCTCTACTTCGCCGGCTACCACATGAGCATCGCGGTGTGGGTGGGCCTCATCGCCCTCCTCGGCGTGGACGCGGAGACCGGCGTCTTCATGCTGCTGTACCTCGACCTCGCCTACGAGGACGCGAAGCGGGCGGGTCGCATGAACACCCTCGTCGACCTCAGGGAGGCGATCGTGCAGGGGGCGGCCCGCCGCCTGCGGCCGAAGTTCATGACGTTCGGCACCACCTGCATCGGCCTCGCTCCCATCCTGTGGTCCACGGGCACCGGCTCGGACGTCATGAAGCGGATCGCCGCGCCGATGGTCGGCGGCATCTTCACTTCGTTCGCGCTGGAGCTTCTCGTGTATCCCGCCGTCTACGAGATCTGGCGCTGGCGCCGTCCCGTTCCGGCCCGCTCGGCCGAACCCGTGCCGATGATCGCGCATCACGCCGAGGGTCGGCCGGCGGCCCAGGGGGCGGTGGGCTAG
- a CDS encoding efflux RND transporter periplasmic adaptor subunit yields the protein MKRTVAVGCLLVLTALAFVAGRRSGGSGASHPESSKHILYYVDPMHPSYRSDKPGTAPDCGMELTPVYSDAEAGKGPRSAPGSVVVDPGTQALIGVRVESVGRRSEPRSVRTTGRVEADSDRLYRLMAGAEGWVESVQNNPVGTLVQKNELLATLYSREFRNAQQAFLGSLSSLERIRSSNDPHDAGKGSDASLRINEEQLRALGMGELQLKELRQTRRITSEITVNSPIDGIVLGREISPGQRFEVGSEFYRIADLSTVWITADLFGKDSQEFHPGARVRVAVRERAESVYATVSKAPPYFDPQSRTLKVRLEAENPGLALRPGMFVDLELPVEAAPALTVPVEALLDSGLSERVFVERATGEFEPRPVKTGWRADDRVEIVSGLREGERVAVSGTFLLDSESRFKTAAAGIHEAASEVADSSPKVRERMPKGEVRDPKCGMKVDAVDAAAAGLKGSYRGATYYFCSSGCKEEFEKAPERYLKPASVLAAVQRSAGHD from the coding sequence ATGAAGCGAACGGTAGCAGTTGGCTGTCTCCTCGTTCTGACGGCGCTGGCGTTCGTGGCCGGGCGCCGCAGCGGTGGATCCGGCGCGAGCCACCCCGAATCCTCCAAGCACATTCTCTACTACGTCGATCCGATGCATCCCTCCTATCGCTCGGACAAGCCCGGGACCGCGCCCGATTGCGGGATGGAGTTGACCCCGGTCTACAGCGACGCGGAGGCCGGCAAAGGGCCACGGTCCGCGCCCGGCTCCGTGGTCGTCGACCCGGGAACCCAGGCGCTGATCGGCGTTCGCGTGGAATCCGTCGGGAGACGCTCCGAGCCTCGGTCGGTGCGCACGACCGGGCGGGTCGAGGCCGACTCCGACCGGCTCTACCGCCTGATGGCGGGCGCCGAGGGTTGGGTGGAATCCGTCCAGAACAACCCCGTCGGCACGCTGGTGCAGAAGAACGAGCTCCTGGCGACGCTGTACAGCCGGGAGTTCCGGAATGCCCAGCAGGCCTTCCTCGGCTCCCTCTCAAGCCTCGAGCGCATCCGGTCGAGCAACGATCCGCACGATGCAGGTAAAGGAAGCGACGCCAGCCTCAGAATCAACGAGGAGCAGCTGCGCGCCCTCGGCATGGGAGAGCTGCAGCTCAAGGAGCTGCGGCAGACGCGGCGGATCACCAGCGAGATCACCGTCAATTCTCCCATCGACGGCATCGTCCTCGGCCGCGAGATCTCTCCCGGGCAGAGATTCGAAGTCGGCTCCGAGTTCTACCGCATCGCGGACCTGAGCACGGTCTGGATCACGGCCGACCTCTTCGGCAAGGACTCGCAGGAATTCCACCCGGGCGCCAGGGTCCGGGTCGCGGTGCGCGAGCGCGCGGAATCCGTCTACGCCACGGTGAGCAAGGCGCCTCCGTACTTCGATCCCCAATCCCGCACGCTCAAGGTTCGCTTGGAGGCCGAGAATCCCGGCCTGGCGCTTCGCCCCGGAATGTTCGTGGACCTCGAACTGCCGGTCGAGGCGGCCCCGGCCCTCACGGTCCCGGTCGAGGCGCTGCTCGACTCGGGCCTCTCCGAGCGGGTGTTCGTCGAGCGCGCCACGGGCGAATTCGAGCCCCGCCCCGTGAAGACCGGATGGCGAGCCGACGACCGCGTCGAGATCGTGAGCGGGCTCCGCGAGGGCGAACGCGTCGCGGTGTCCGGCACGTTCCTCCTGGACTCCGAGAGCCGGTTCAAGACCGCCGCCGCCGGGATCCACGAGGCGGCGAGCGAGGTCGCGGACTCGAGCCCGAAGGTGCGCGAGCGGATGCCGAAGGGCGAGGTCCGGGATCCGAAGTGCGGCATGAAGGTCGATGCCGTCGACGCGGCGGCCGCCGGGCTCAAAGGCTCCTACCGCGGCGCGACCTACTACTTCTGCTCGAGCGGGTGCAAGGAGGAGTTCGAGAAGGCGCCCGAGCGGTACCTGAAGCCCGCCTCCGTCCTGGCCGCCGTTCAGCGGAGTGCCGGCCATGATTGA